A DNA window from Eremothecium cymbalariae DBVPG#7215 chromosome 3, complete sequence contains the following coding sequences:
- the CBP6 gene encoding Cbp6p (similar to Ashbya gossypii ADL372W), translated as MSNTATREAAKKLVKILENLPEERIKHIVSFKDTQLERFRNVAGLESSSKEVKKPTLREIKDIISRTSGPLGLKKDMMKRVNSTLLEEQFTVSSLEEQVKSLTNIVNNKYKNHYDVGKKLYEPVGNPRYYSRLLDELTGRGTETFFTALRTVIFGK; from the coding sequence ATGTCTAATACGGCCACTAGGGAAGCTGCTAAGAAGCTGGTGAAGATTCTTGAAAATCTTCCAGAAGAGAGAATCAAACATATAGTGTCTTTCAAAGATACTCAACTGGAACGATTCCGTAACGTTGCTGGTTTGGAATCGAGTTCAAAGGAAGTAAAGAAGCCCACGTTGAGGGAAATCAAGGACATCATTAGCAGAACATCTGGTCCACTAGGATTAAAAAAGGACATGATGAAAAGAGTGAATTCTACTTTGCTCGAAGAGCAGTTTACGGTTAGCTCGCTGGAGGAGCAAGTCAAATCATTGACTAATATCGTCAATAACAAGTATAAGAATCATTACGATGTCGGAAAAAAGCTATATGAACCTGTAGGTAACCCAAGATATTATTCAAGACTTTTAGACGAGTTAACTGGTAGAGGGACGGAGACCTTCTTTACCGCTTTGCGAACTGTAATATTCGGTAAATAA
- the MUD1 gene encoding Mud1p (similar to Ashbya gossypii ADL371C) produces MRQTLYLKNAPKIPRSNSEFIKELLKTINKNTNTDVPRPQSTLSSSKDEKPLTFLDENYKIVSITRPRNLQGQCFIGFSDAAHAAHFCHTFKDKLFLRGRSVVIETAKHDAYWFIAQQSPTVYRRLHKHLSMKKDPKTLLQLRNKRIRRRLRCRLRKKGLGETAIQQVLERLATSQLSAGNQKSVLPAKDGSSQATSMAPGAAASAKTTPAVQHQGNNTKKKVVDVGSNPPNKVLLVQGLPEGITEQQLAERFASDKLVQVRFVQVRQLAFVEYEDIQSASKVVERLGHSQNFNDTTAIIGYAKR; encoded by the exons ATGAGACAAAC TCTGTACCTCAAGAACGCGCCTAAAATCCCGAGATCCAACTCTGAGTTCATCAAAGAGCTACTGAAAACCATTAACAAGAACACCAATACTGATGTCCCGCGACCTCAATCCACTCTATCATCCTCAAAAGATGAGAAGCCTTTAACCTTCCTTGATGAAAACTATAAAATTGTGTCTATCACGCGCCCTAGGAACCTGCAGGGTCAGTGCTTCATTGGGTTTTCAGATGCCGCACATGCAGCTCATTTCTGCCACACCTTCAAGGATAAGCTCTTCCTAAGAGGCAGGTCCGTGGTTATAGAAACGGCTAAACATGACGCTTACTGGTTCATTGCCCAGCAATCCCCTACTGTATATCGTCGCCTCCATAAGCACTTAAGCATGAAAAAGGATCCTAAAACGCTCCTCCAGCTACGGAACAAACGAATCCGGCGTAGATTACGGTGTCGCCTCAGAAAGAAGGGGCTTGGAGAGACTGCTATCCAGCAAGTACTCGAAAGGCTCGCTACCAGCCAGCTGTCTGCTGGGAACCAAAAGAGCGTTTTGCCTGCGAAAGATGGTTCATCACAAGCAACCTCTATGGCCCCAGGGGCGGCGGCGTCTGCTAAAACCACACCAGCCGTCCAGCATCAAGGCAACaatacaaagaagaaagttgttgatgttgGCAGCAATCCTCCTAACaaagttcttcttgtaCAGGGATTGCCGGAAGGCATTACGGAACAACAATTGGCTGAACGCTTTGCTAGTGACAAACTTGTCCAAGTTAGATTTGTCCAAGTTCGTCAATTGGCTTTTGTAGAATATGAGGATATCCAAAGTGCCTCCAAAGTTGTAGAAAGATTAGGCCACAGTCAAAACTTTAATGATACTACAGCTATTATAGGCTACGCCAAGAGATAA